The following proteins are encoded in a genomic region of Bosea beijingensis:
- a CDS encoding ABC transporter permease — translation MSLSQPLDTTRRSPFSWRPSTRFAYAAIGGAALVALPLLALVATAFSSRQAAEIWPHLAANVLPVALVQTSLLLAGVGAACAVIGVGTAWLVTQHDFPGRRSLEWLLVLPLALPTYLTAYIYVEFLGFQGPLQSALRAATGWRSLRDYWFPDPRNVPGAIAIMAIVLYPYVYLSTRALFSVQGASIVEAARNLGAAPGRLFWRIGLPLARPALAAGLTLVLLETLNDIGATEYLGVRSLTLSIYTTWVNRGSLPGAAQIACIMLLIVFALILIEVKLRGQRRFALPVRQARPVTRRPLHGRRAVLATLACALPVIFGAALPIGYLVTEILQRGLLQQFDIGLLRLLGNALLLSGLAAALVVALGLGIATAGRSGREGWLKPLARVASLGYAVPGTVLALGLLIPLAAFDNLLADAASALFGLKPGLIMISSGAALVIAYTVRFLAIGVSGVESGLSRVSPRIDDAARALGAAGPEVLRRIHWPLARPAIAAAALLVFVDCLKELPATLLLRPLNVDTLATVVYGHASRGVFEDGALAALLIILAGLYPAFVLAKTGADRTG, via the coding sequence TTGAGCCTGAGCCAGCCGCTCGACACGACGCGACGGTCGCCATTCTCGTGGCGGCCGTCGACGCGTTTTGCCTATGCCGCGATCGGCGGGGCTGCCCTCGTGGCGCTGCCGCTCCTCGCGCTCGTCGCAACCGCGTTTTCGTCGCGACAGGCGGCTGAGATCTGGCCGCATCTCGCGGCCAATGTCCTGCCCGTCGCGCTCGTCCAGACCAGCCTGCTGCTGGCCGGTGTCGGCGCAGCCTGCGCCGTCATCGGCGTCGGCACGGCCTGGCTGGTGACGCAGCACGACTTCCCGGGCCGCCGCTCGCTCGAATGGCTGCTCGTGCTGCCGCTGGCGCTGCCGACCTATCTGACCGCCTATATCTACGTCGAGTTCCTCGGCTTCCAGGGGCCGTTGCAAAGCGCTCTCCGCGCCGCCACCGGCTGGCGTTCGCTCCGCGACTACTGGTTTCCCGATCCGCGCAACGTGCCGGGAGCGATCGCGATCATGGCGATCGTCCTCTACCCTTATGTCTATCTCAGCACGCGCGCGCTGTTCAGCGTGCAGGGAGCCAGCATCGTCGAGGCCGCCCGCAATCTCGGAGCAGCGCCCGGCCGCCTGTTCTGGCGCATCGGCCTGCCGCTCGCGCGCCCCGCGCTCGCCGCCGGCCTGACCCTCGTCCTGCTGGAGACGCTGAACGATATCGGCGCCACCGAATATCTCGGCGTGAGATCGCTGACGCTGTCGATCTACACGACCTGGGTCAATCGCGGCTCGTTGCCCGGCGCCGCCCAGATCGCATGTATCATGCTGCTGATCGTCTTCGCCCTGATCCTGATTGAGGTGAAACTGCGCGGGCAGAGGCGTTTCGCCTTGCCTGTGCGCCAGGCCCGCCCGGTGACGCGCCGGCCGCTGCACGGTCGCAGAGCGGTTTTGGCCACCCTCGCCTGCGCCCTGCCCGTGATCTTCGGCGCCGCCCTGCCCATCGGCTATCTCGTCACCGAAATCCTGCAGCGCGGCCTGCTTCAGCAGTTCGACATCGGGCTGCTGCGCCTCCTGGGCAATGCGCTCCTGCTCTCCGGCCTCGCCGCGGCTCTGGTGGTGGCGCTGGGGCTCGGGATCGCGACCGCGGGCCGCAGTGGCCGCGAGGGCTGGCTGAAGCCCCTCGCCCGTGTCGCCAGCCTTGGCTACGCCGTGCCCGGCACCGTGCTGGCGCTTGGCCTGCTCATCCCTCTTGCGGCCTTCGACAATCTGCTGGCCGATGCCGCATCCGCCCTGTTCGGCCTGAAGCCCGGCCTGATCATGATCAGTTCCGGTGCGGCACTGGTGATCGCCTATACGGTGCGCTTTCTCGCGATCGGGGTCTCCGGCGTCGAGAGCGGGCTTTCGCGCGTCTCGCCCCGGATCGACGACGCTGCCCGCGCGCTCGGCGCCGCCGGGCCGGAGGTGCTCAGGCGCATCCATTGGCCGCTGGCGCGTCCCGCCATCGCCGCTGCGGCGCTTCTCGTCTTCGTCGACTGCCTCAAGGAACTGCCGGCGACGCTGTTGCTGCGACCGCTCAACGTCGACACGCTGGCGACGGTCGTCTACGGCCACGCCTCGCGCGGCGTCTTCGAGGACGGCGCGCTGGCGGCGCTGCTGATCATCCTGGCCGGGCTCTATCCGGCCTTCGTTCTGGCCAAAACCGGCGCAGATCGCACGGGATAG